Below is a window of Oxyura jamaicensis isolate SHBP4307 breed ruddy duck chromosome 30, BPBGC_Ojam_1.0, whole genome shotgun sequence DNA.
tcctcagcACAGTTTGCAGCCTACGTGCAGGGCGGTGAGGCAACCGGGTTAGGCATTAACTGGATGTCTGGGCTTTGGGCTCTGCGGCAGGAGGGCGCCTCGCTTCACTCCTGCAATCCGGCACAGGTTAAGCTGCTGCCTGATGCTCAGCAGCAGCGGGAAGAGGAGCAAACAGAGCTTTAGCTTGTAAACCggccacacacacaccctctAACCTCAGCCAGCCCTTCCTTGGCTGTTTCAGCCCCTAAATAATTCTGTTCCCCAAAACGTGAACAGCAACTCCCAAGTAATAAGGTTTTACCCCCAAAAAAGGGGAATTGGAAGCTCAGCAATGAGTGGTGAACGCCCTCCCCCTTTGGGCTGTTCAAGGAGTGTGTGAGAAGCTACAGTTGGGCAAGCTCGCCTGAATTTTACCCATTCGCCTGAATTTTACCCATTCCCTCATCTCCAAAGTCAGCCCCGTCCAGTTTCAGGCTCCTCAGCTGGGGAAGCGCTCGGCCCAAAGCGGCAATGGCGTCAGGGGAAAACTTATCGCAGTGGTCAAGGTGCAGCGTCTCCAGGCCCTTCAGGGCAGCTAAACAAGCCAGGCCCACGTTCGTCAGGGAGTCAGCGCTGCTGATCTCCAGGAACCGGAGATGTTTCATGTGGCGCCCGATGAAGTGCAGGGCCGAGTCGGTCACGACGCAGTGACGCAGCACCAGgcgctccagctcctccaggtgCGGAGCCGCGCTCTGAATCCCCGCGTCCGTTACGCGGTAGGTCCCCGACAGGGTCAGCGTCTTCAGGCGGTTGCGGGAAGAGACGTTCAGCAGGTGCTGGTTGGAAAATGCAGGGACTTTGCGGACCGCAAGGTGCTGCAGCCGGGGCAGGGCTTGGGCGGCAGAGCCGCAGAACCAGACGGCAGGGATTTcgcagcagctcagctccaggaCCGTGATGGAAGCGGGGAAGCTCTCGTAGGGCAGCGGGCGCAGGTCGGCTTCGGCCAGGCAGAGCCGGGAGAGCCGCGGGCAGCGTTTCGCCAGGGCGGCCAGCAGCGCAGGGGTCAGCAGCCGCTCCCTGCCGCCGGCGAGCA
It encodes the following:
- the FBXL12 gene encoding F-box/LRR-repeat protein 12; the encoded protein is MAAHKMAAKMAARIPDSVLLRVLALLPLRDRLRAARVCRRWRQLVQDRVLWADVDLSPHKLSSKILWQLVRHRLGDSLRTLRVRGVLLAGGRERLLTPALLAALAKRCPRLSRLCLAEADLRPLPYESFPASITVLELSCCEIPAVWFCGSAAQALPRLQHLAVRKVPAFSNQHLLNVSSRNRLKTLTLSGTYRVTDAGIQSAAPHLEELERLVLRHCVVTDSALHFIGRHMKHLRFLEISSADSLTNVGLACLAALKGLETLHLDHCDKFSPDAIAALGRALPQLRSLKLDGADFGDEGMGKIQANG